The stretch of DNA CCACCACCTCGATCTTCAGCTTGGGCAGGAAATCGACGACATATTCGGCGCCGCGATAGAGTTCGGTATGACCCTTTTGGCGCCCGAAGCCCTTCACCTCACTCACGGTCATGCCGCTGACGCCCACATCGGTCAGCGCATCCTTCACGTCATCCAGCTTGAAGGGTTTGATGATGGTTTCGATCTTCTTCATGGCGTGTGTTGTCGGCATTTTGTGCCTGTTCGGCAAGGGCGATGCGTCGCTGAAGCAGCAAAATCGCCAGCAGCGCGACGGGTACGGCGACGACTTTCGCGATGGCGAGTGCGGCCGCGACGACCAGAACCCGTTCGACGATTGTCAGCCGACCCCAGTCTCGCC from Sphingomicrobium sp. XHP0239 encodes:
- a CDS encoding P-II family nitrogen regulator; the encoded protein is MKKIETIIKPFKLDDVKDALTDVGVSGMTVSEVKGFGRQKGHTELYRGAEYVVDFLPKLKIEVVVVEDQLERTIEAIENAARTGRIGDGKIFVTPVEQAVRIRTGDRDMDAL